One window from the genome of Gopherus evgoodei ecotype Sinaloan lineage chromosome 2, rGopEvg1_v1.p, whole genome shotgun sequence encodes:
- the WIPF3 gene encoding WAS/WASL-interacting protein family member 3 isoform X2, with the protein MVRPFVTASTEPAKFRKEDQKGRSALLADIQQGARLRKVTQINDRSAPHIEKPRGPNRDGGGPATSKSGAQPSLGGLFAGGFPMLKPVGQREMTASKAGQLPGVRVPPPKSPAPLNSNAKASSHVSSLPDCSRAAHPSELPSGPRAGPARPCMLAPPPPPPVSSKPSLVFPPPPPLPSPLEKPAKVSPLNLVAPPPPPPPPPPPPPPQSDKPAKVQATALYLPPPPLPLAPPCGLPVRTTDFTSTSPLHPDLRDYPPPTPPPPPPPLPPTSSPRGSLPLPPSPTFNSAVNNQDIPPALPPKSPHLLFQKPGIQSVPLPPAPPFSQPASAVQKKRQGRGAVSNTGKLIPPPLPPARSPSTELTSKCSYTQVSSWPAAHEPYPQHRNGNMHIIDDFESKFTFHSVEEFPPPDEFKPFQRIYPSKESRDTPKNPPLRTHVR; encoded by the exons ATGGTTCGTCCATTTGTCACA GCAAGTACAGAGCCCGCAAAGTTCAGAAAGGAAGATCAAAAAGGTCGAAGTGCATTGCTAGCAGATATTCAGCAAGGGGCTCGCTTAAGGAAAGTTACCCAAATCAACGACCGAAGTGCACCACACATTGAAA AACCCAGAGGACCTAACAGAGATGGAGGTGGCCCAGCAACCAGCAAAAGTGGTGCTCAGCCATCATTGGGGGGCTTGTTTGCAGGTGGCTTTCCCATGCTGAAACCGGTTGGCCAAAGAGAAATGACGG CTAGCAAggctgggcagctgcctggagtACGAGTGCCTCCTCCAAAGTCTCCAGCCCCATTGAACAGCAATGCCAAAGCAAGCAGTCATGTTTCAAGTCTGCCTGATTGTTCAAGAGCAGCACACCCATCGGAGCTACCCAGTGGGCCACGAGCAGGACCAGCTCGGCCCTGCAtgcttgcccctcccccacctccaccagtTTCTAGCAAACCTTCCCTTGTTTTcccacctcctccacctcttccctctcctctggaAAAACCTGCAAAAGTGTCACCCCTGAATTTGGtggctccaccaccaccaccacctcctcctcctcctcctcctcctcctcagagtgACAAGCCTGCCAAGGTTCAAGCAACAGCTTTGTACctgccgcctcctcccctgcccctggcacCACCTTGTGGATTGCCAGTCAGAACAACTGACTTTACTAGTActtctcccctgcaccctgatttGAGGGATTATCCACCTCCAACTCCTCCCCCGCCTCCACCACCACTGCCTCCTACTTCTTCACCCAGGGGATCCTTGCCGCTGCCACCCTCCCCTACCTTTAACAGTGCTGTGAACAACCAAGACATTCCACCCGCACTGCCCCCCAAATCTCCACACTTGCTCTTCCAAAAACCTGGTATTCAGTCCGTgcctcttcctcctgccccacccttcTCTCAGCCAGCTTCAGCAGTGCAGAAAAAGAGACAAGGCAGAGGTGCAG TAAGCAACACTGGGAAGTTAATTCCGCCTCCGCTGCCTCCAGCAAGATCACCATCAACTGAGCTTACGAGCAAGTGTTCATATACCCAAGTTTCATCATGGCCAGCTGCACATGAGCCCTATCCACAGCACAGAAATGGAAACATGCACATCATTG aTGACTTTGAGTCTAAGTTTACTTTCCATTCTGTGGAAGAATTCCCCCCTCCTGATGAATTCAAGCCATTTCAGAGAATTTATCCCAGCAAGGAATCTAGAG ATACCCCTAAAAATCCTCCACTAAGAACACATGTGAGATGA
- the WIPF3 gene encoding WAS/WASL-interacting protein family member 3 isoform X1: MPVPPPPPPPPPPPLPASGGPPPAPPPLLSSLPLASTEPAKFRKEDQKGRSALLADIQQGARLRKVTQINDRSAPHIEKPRGPNRDGGGPATSKSGAQPSLGGLFAGGFPMLKPVGQREMTASKAGQLPGVRVPPPKSPAPLNSNAKASSHVSSLPDCSRAAHPSELPSGPRAGPARPCMLAPPPPPPVSSKPSLVFPPPPPLPSPLEKPAKVSPLNLVAPPPPPPPPPPPPPPQSDKPAKVQATALYLPPPPLPLAPPCGLPVRTTDFTSTSPLHPDLRDYPPPTPPPPPPPLPPTSSPRGSLPLPPSPTFNSAVNNQDIPPALPPKSPHLLFQKPGIQSVPLPPAPPFSQPASAVQKKRQGRGAVSNTGKLIPPPLPPARSPSTELTSKCSYTQVSSWPAAHEPYPQHRNGNMHIIDDFESKFTFHSVEEFPPPDEFKPFQRIYPSKESRDTPKNPPLRTHVR, encoded by the exons GCAAGTACAGAGCCCGCAAAGTTCAGAAAGGAAGATCAAAAAGGTCGAAGTGCATTGCTAGCAGATATTCAGCAAGGGGCTCGCTTAAGGAAAGTTACCCAAATCAACGACCGAAGTGCACCACACATTGAAA AACCCAGAGGACCTAACAGAGATGGAGGTGGCCCAGCAACCAGCAAAAGTGGTGCTCAGCCATCATTGGGGGGCTTGTTTGCAGGTGGCTTTCCCATGCTGAAACCGGTTGGCCAAAGAGAAATGACGG CTAGCAAggctgggcagctgcctggagtACGAGTGCCTCCTCCAAAGTCTCCAGCCCCATTGAACAGCAATGCCAAAGCAAGCAGTCATGTTTCAAGTCTGCCTGATTGTTCAAGAGCAGCACACCCATCGGAGCTACCCAGTGGGCCACGAGCAGGACCAGCTCGGCCCTGCAtgcttgcccctcccccacctccaccagtTTCTAGCAAACCTTCCCTTGTTTTcccacctcctccacctcttccctctcctctggaAAAACCTGCAAAAGTGTCACCCCTGAATTTGGtggctccaccaccaccaccacctcctcctcctcctcctcctcctcctcagagtgACAAGCCTGCCAAGGTTCAAGCAACAGCTTTGTACctgccgcctcctcccctgcccctggcacCACCTTGTGGATTGCCAGTCAGAACAACTGACTTTACTAGTActtctcccctgcaccctgatttGAGGGATTATCCACCTCCAACTCCTCCCCCGCCTCCACCACCACTGCCTCCTACTTCTTCACCCAGGGGATCCTTGCCGCTGCCACCCTCCCCTACCTTTAACAGTGCTGTGAACAACCAAGACATTCCACCCGCACTGCCCCCCAAATCTCCACACTTGCTCTTCCAAAAACCTGGTATTCAGTCCGTgcctcttcctcctgccccacccttcTCTCAGCCAGCTTCAGCAGTGCAGAAAAAGAGACAAGGCAGAGGTGCAG TAAGCAACACTGGGAAGTTAATTCCGCCTCCGCTGCCTCCAGCAAGATCACCATCAACTGAGCTTACGAGCAAGTGTTCATATACCCAAGTTTCATCATGGCCAGCTGCACATGAGCCCTATCCACAGCACAGAAATGGAAACATGCACATCATTG aTGACTTTGAGTCTAAGTTTACTTTCCATTCTGTGGAAGAATTCCCCCCTCCTGATGAATTCAAGCCATTTCAGAGAATTTATCCCAGCAAGGAATCTAGAG ATACCCCTAAAAATCCTCCACTAAGAACACATGTGAGATGA